A genome region from Gopherus flavomarginatus isolate rGopFla2 chromosome 9, rGopFla2.mat.asm, whole genome shotgun sequence includes the following:
- the AQP8 gene encoding aquaporin-8 isoform X2 encodes MSDLEFGGMSIKEVEMDGKYKPPQPHWYELYAQPCVAELLGSALFVFIGCASVIENVDGTGRLQPALAHGLALGLIIAILGNISGGHFNPAVSLAAWLIGGLNIMLLIPYWLSQLCGGLIGAGLAKRRYIWGLHESCQSFWTSACSKLLGLSLGLLGRAHGSQPASWCIDKAPDWRQENPPAPEVSPGLGLPAGHNHLWIGNWLYLALGRNSASPHTSASVLTVWPRGAALGSQLSSLFPPESRCWQDEPT; translated from the exons ATGTCTGATCTGGAGTTTGGTGGCATGTCCATAAAGGAAGTGGAAATGGATGGAAAGTACAAACCGCCGCAGCCCCACTGGTACGAGCTGTATGCCCAGCCCTGTGTGGCCGAGCTCCTGGGGTCGGCATTGTTCGTCTTCATCGGGTGCGCGTCAGTGATTGAGAATGTGGACGGCACGGGGAGGCTGCAGCCCGCCCTGGCACATGGGTTGGCTCTTGGGCTCATCATCGCCATTTTGGGAAACATCAG CGGTGGCCATTTTAACCCAGCTGTCTCCTTGGCCGCATGGCTGATCGGTGGACTGAACATCATGCTGCTTATCCCTTACTGGCTCTCCCAGCTGTGTGGGGGGCTGATTGGAGCTGGCCTGGCAAAG AGGCGCTATATCTGGGGCTTGCATGAATCCTGCCAGAGCTTTTGGACCAGCGCTTGTAGCAAACTACTGGGACTATCACTGGGTTTACTGGGTAGGGCCCATGGTAGCCAGCCTGCTAGCTGGTGCATTGATAAG GCTCCTGATTGGCGACAGGAAAATCCGCCTGCTCCTGAAGTGAGCCCTGGATTGGGCCTGCCTGCGGGACACAATCACTTATGGATAGGAAATTGGCTCTACTTGGCCCTTGGGAGAAACTCTGCTTCACCACACACCAGTGCCTCTGTTCTCACTGTCTGGCCACGTGGAGCTGCTCTGGGATCCCAGCTTTCCAGTCTGTTTCCCCCAGAGAGCAGGTGTTGGCAGGATGAGCCCACTTGA
- the AQP8 gene encoding aquaporin-8 isoform X1 produces MSDLEFGGMSIKEVEMDGKYKPPQPHWYELYAQPCVAELLGSALFVFIGCASVIENVDGTGRLQPALAHGLALGLIIAILGNISGGHFNPAVSLAAWLIGGLNIMLLIPYWLSQLCGGLIGAGLAKVMTANDRYINATGAAFTSITDDGQIPSALVGEIVMTMFLVLAVCMGAINEKTSSPLAPFCIGFTVTADILAGGAISGACMNPARAFGPALVANYWDYHWVYWVGPMVASLLAGALIRLLIGDRKIRLLLK; encoded by the exons ATGTCTGATCTGGAGTTTGGTGGCATGTCCATAAAGGAAGTGGAAATGGATGGAAAGTACAAACCGCCGCAGCCCCACTGGTACGAGCTGTATGCCCAGCCCTGTGTGGCCGAGCTCCTGGGGTCGGCATTGTTCGTCTTCATCGGGTGCGCGTCAGTGATTGAGAATGTGGACGGCACGGGGAGGCTGCAGCCCGCCCTGGCACATGGGTTGGCTCTTGGGCTCATCATCGCCATTTTGGGAAACATCAG CGGTGGCCATTTTAACCCAGCTGTCTCCTTGGCCGCATGGCTGATCGGTGGACTGAACATCATGCTGCTTATCCCTTACTGGCTCTCCCAGCTGTGTGGGGGGCTGATTGGAGCTGGCCTGGCAAAG GTTATGACAGCAAATGACAGATACATAAACGCCACTGGAGCGGCTTTCACTAGCATCACAGATGACGGGCAGATCCCTTCTGCTCTTGTGGGTGAGATTGTTATGACCATGTTCCTGGTCTTAGCCGTCTGCATGGGAGCCATCAATGAAAAAACCAGCAGCCCTTTAGCACCTTTCTGCATTGGCTTCACTGTCACCGCTGACATCCTAGCTGG AGGCGCTATATCTGGGGCTTGCATGAATCCTGCCAGAGCTTTTGGACCAGCGCTTGTAGCAAACTACTGGGACTATCACTGGGTTTACTGGGTAGGGCCCATGGTAGCCAGCCTGCTAGCTGGTGCATTGATAAG GCTCCTGATTGGCGACAGGAAAATCCGCCTGCTCCTGAAGTGA